The following DNA comes from Osmerus eperlanus chromosome 5, fOsmEpe2.1, whole genome shotgun sequence.
TTTTTTTCACGAACGCTATCGGATTACCGGTTATCAGTATTCGATTACCGGTTATCAGTATTCGATTAGCATGTTTCATCCTAGGAGGCTccagcgtgtctgtgtgctcaAGGGCTATCTCCGCTCCGCAGGGAAAATGACAGAGTTGTGATGGTCAATGCTGTCTCCATGGACAATGTGGAGCATGCATACGCGGTCCAACAGCTTCGGAAAAGTGGGAAGAATGCGAAAATCGTGAGTATCCGTTTTGAAACGGCGCATGGCTAATGCAATGCAGTTGAATTTCGTTTAAACTTGGTGATGATGAGATATTGTGTGGGAAAGACAGCGACACTGCAACGGTAAGAGTGTGAAACCTCAGAGACGTTTTGAGTTTAATGAGATCGGGCAAAGCCTCGAGACTTTCACAGAAAGACTAGGGTAACAATCCAGGCTAAAAAGCCAGTGGTGATTTCTGAATATCTGTGCCACCATAACTGGGCTGAGCCCCCTAGTCAGGCTGCTCTCTGTagtagcacacacacccagagtggGGATGTTAGTGATTCAAGATATTTATTTTCATGTATACGGTTTAACAAAGTTAGTCCGTACAATGAAATTCTTATAGCGCAATGTCCTCCTTCCACATAATTACAGTAAAAAAcactaaaaagagagaaaaatatataaatctaTGAGCGGCTGctgacgctctctctccccgagCCAGACCATCAGACGGAAGCGGAAGGTCCACGTCCCCATGAGTCGCctgggcgagagagagaccatgtcTGAGcacgacgaggaggaggacagctaCGACGAGGAGATCTACGAGACGCGGAGCGCCCGGAGCGGCCCCAGCGCGTACGGCGGCGCCACAGGTCGCCGCAGCGGGCGCAGCACCGGGCGACGGGACCGCGACAGGGAGCGCGAGCGCAGCGGCTCCCGGGACAGAAGCCCCTCCCCGCGCTCAGACCACCGCTCCATCAACCTCCCCCCGCGGCCCGCCAAGGTCACCCTCGTCAAATCACGCAAAAATGAAGGTGAGCATCACAAAGTCGGGACAAAGGCTTCTCTGTCCAGAACTGTCCTCTGGACTGGTGGAGGTTCcttaagcccaatttatacttaggtcgcagacacttttgaaaaggtcgccgacagaaatgacgtctcggtcgacacttttaaccgtcgcttagaagtgtcgcctaccaggagaaatttctactggcgcggatgtcgtcacatagtgaaaaattaaaattgtcagtttctccgattgatcacctaggctacaaagcgttaacaatgtaaccatagctatgaatgtaacggtaaaatgattctgtttacgtcacgcgaaccttgagcacaggcgactgttttccgaagtataaatgcagctgcctgagcgacactttttttttcttcgtcggcgaccatttcaaaagtgtccgcgaccgaagtataaattaagctttacTGTTTCCGGGTTAGTCTTGTGAGagctgtggagtgtgtgagcaGGCGGTCACTGGGACTCCTGTGCTAACATCCTCTTTGTTGCTGTCGTTCAATCTGTAAGCAGAATATGGCCTGCGCTTGGCCAGCCACATCTTCGTGAAGGACATCTCCCCTGAGAGCCTGGCGGCCCGGGACGGCAACATCCAGGAGGGGGACGTGGTGCTGAAGGTAGGGGGGGGCGTGGTGCTGAAGGTAGGGGGGAGGACAACGGAAGGAAGGAGTGAAGAAGGAATGGAGagaaagttaaagtttttttcccctttcagATCAATGGCACAGTGACAGAAAACCTCTCCTTGATAGACGCTAAGAAGCTGATTGAAAGGTCAAAGGGCAAGCTAAAGATGGTGGtgcagagggatgagagggcgaCGCTGCTAAACATTCCCGACATGGACGACAGTATCCCCTCCGCCAACGCTTCTGACAGAGACGGTAGGAGCGACTAATACGTTTCGTTCAGACAAATTGAATGTTGTACGAAGTTGTCCAATCGTACAAATAAATACAGATAAAATGTAACATAGTAAAAAAAGTATACATGGGATCAAATAAATGTTAACATAATGAATTATAGTGGACATTTTTATAGCTATGAGACACGATTTGGGTTAAATAATTATTTAAAGTAGCCTTCAAATCACGGCTCTGTTCTCGgatatttcttctttttttttttaccacagaaATGCTTTTTGGTTAGGGTTTAAGTGACGTCAGCTTTTTAGCTAGTAAAAAATCAGTTTGACTTGACACGTATCTGAAAAGACTAATGTCTAGCTCTACCCACTGAGATTGACAGTTAAATATGCTCATTTCAGAAACAGGTGCTACCGAGTTAGCAGGTGAACGGTGTTTAAACTTGTGTTTTTGTGGTTGTTGAACAGACATTTCAGACATCCATTCGCTGGCGTCCGACCATTCCACCCGATCTCACGAGCGCCATCGCAGCTCCCGCTCCCGCTCCCCGGACAGACAGGAGCCCTCGGAACACTCCAGACACTCTCCTCCGCAGATCAGCAACGGCAGGTAAGATACCACAGATCACCACAAAGTGGACAGCACTCACTGCTCTTTAGCCAGGTTATCtcaagtatttttttttctctaattgtttttcattgtcttttattttattatttcttcCTGCCTCAGTTGTTGGAGACTACCGTAAGTTGGGTAGCCTTTcgcaagatatatatatatatatatatatatattatagaaTAGTTACTGTCATAGTAAAGTAGATTAGCTGGTGGGAAGATCCCCTTTGTAGGTCTGATAAAGACATTAATGTTCAGAATCTGAAGCCTTCTCTTCCCTTTTGTGAGCCTATAAGCCTTTTCAGTAAAAAGAATCCATCTTTATTTGGGACAGAAGAGATGGCCTCCTGGTGAGCAGGCAAATGTACATGTTCTTGATGCAAATAAAAATGTTCTTGTCGACGTTGAGTTCCACGTGGGGAATCACTGCTTGTTCTACCCCGCTGGTTTACGTGGTATTGCCGTAGTCACGATCTGTGACATAAATTATTAAGTGCCTTGTCTTTGGAACAACTCGGGGCTCCAGGGCCACTGTCACACAGGATCTGGCCTGTGTGAGTGTCACAtgatctctgtgtctgtccaaCACCGTTTTCAGCGAGACCGCATGTTTGGCACAAAGACAATATTGCTTTCTAACAATGGGCCAAAACAAAGGGCTGTTTCTGACGGTCACGGCTGCTGGTCGCCCTGTGCTGTTCAGCCGAGTCGTTGCTATGACTCCTGActtctgtccgtgtgtgtgtggctgtgtcagCCTGCTTGTGCCTGTTCTGCCAGTTTGTCTGATTGAGGTCAACAAAATTAGGATTTCTTAGGACTCAACACCATATTAAGATACACAAATTCCTTTTTTTTATGCCTGCCTAAACGATGCATGTAGGAAAGCGGTCTTTTGGCTCAGTGACATAATAGGGAATTGAGAGAGTTGGGGTTAATGACAGAGGGGAAAGTTCAGGCTAGATTGATTTATCTGGGCTTGATCTGTGACCTGTTTTCCCCAGTTCTGATTGGTTGGCAGTGAGGGCAGGGCCTCTTCCAGGACATGTTGATTAAGCTGTTTTCCTCCCCAGCTTGTATCAGCTCCTTCACAGTCACTGTGTCACTCAGTTCCAGACTTCCACCCGGTTaaacaaatgtatgtgtgtgtgtgtgtgtgtgtgtgtgtctgtcagggaaTGAGACTccatctaaaacacacacacacaaacacagactcacTTTCCCATCTTTGCTGTGACAATGACGTCATTTGGGAGTGGAGTTGTGTCCGTGTCCAGTCATGCAGCTGGGAGGTTGGAGGTCTAAGATCCCCAGGACACCAGGCTTGCTGCACTGTTTAGCACTGTTGCTGGTCCTGCAACTTGCACTTATCACGCAGAGCAGTCAACTAGCAATGCTTGaattgaaaaaagaaaagaaaaatacaattGGATGGATCTTAGAGTGCAGTTAACATCAAAGAAATGTCTTGGTGACCCTAAATCAGTCATTTTGACCTCAGTGGTAACAGCTGGCTTTTAAGGTTGAGCCGTTTGTCGGTCTTTGCCAGAGCCACCCAGTGAATTTCACCTGGAGGACAGAATCCTCTCTTCAGCGCTTCAGATAAGCCGCTCTATAAATAGACtacaaaagagagggaaaaacagAGCGGTGACCTTCAAGACCACGGAGACGCCTCAGACTCAAGCAGCTACCTTCTTTTCTCCAGGACTCGCACATCCACTGCAGTTAACAGAGCTTGGAGTTCACATGGTCGGCCTGTGTTTCTAGATATGattttggttttgttttcaTAATACCCTCAGATCTGAGCCTCCACCCTCATTCTCTCTACAGCCCCAACCTGTTCTCTTTTCGCCCCTTCTCCaaatagcaaaaaaaaaacacaaatgtaaGAAATGTACAGCATatcttttaaaatatatatttgttgttgttgtgtacctcTAGTCACAGGAGTCGGGAAGATGAGAGGATCTCCAAGCCCATCCCCATGTCAGCCAAGATGGCCGAGGAGCTCCCTATCCCCAAGCCTCAGGAGCTGTCCGGGGGCCGTGAGGAGAAACtgcttccccccctcccaggtcaGAGCCTCTCTCGTCGCACCCTCAACCCGCTTGCTTAAACCACTGCGACCACAAGCTCGTCATACAAACTCAGTAGGCAAATACTCAGAATACCCATATCGACAGTATCTACGTAATTCTTGTTCCCTGGTGTTTGTTACAGTAAATACTGCGAGCTCACCCCCATGACCTTGTCAAGGCATTCATGTTCTAGTGAAACGGTGGCATGTAGTGGAATGAAGCACCAAATGGAGCAGCAGTTGCCTGAGCTGTGTTTAATAGCCCAGCCACCAAATAGAGAAATTCAAAGTCCTGCTGAGCTTGGCTGAGATCGCCTGAAGTTAAGTGAAAACAAACAGTGTGAGCTGATTGGCTCTGACGTTCCTCCCCCGCCTACAGCCCCCCGCTGTCTGTCGTTCTGACCTCACTGCTCaagacacacatcccccccaaacccccctcctccacagagagcgttctggagaggagggtgacctctgtgtgtgtagtagagAGTGTTTGCGCCAGTGCAGGCTTGTTTTCAAAAAGGGGATTATGGTTTTGGAGTGCATTCAGATTTGCAATTATGTGTAGCTATACGTTTCAGGACAGGCTCTCGGTGAGTTCTACACGTACCAGGGCGCTGCTGACACGTATCTGACTAGCCTCTGCACAGGACACGCCTCTGTGCGTGTGGCCTTTTAACAGGTCTGCTCTTGCCCATTCCCTCAGAGCCCAAGCCAGTGTATGCCCAGCCCGGCCAGCCTGATGTGGACCTACCTGTCAGCCCCTCTGATGCCCCGGTGCCCAGCGCTGCCCACGACGACAGCATCCTCCggtacctcctctcctcaggcacctcctctcctcaggcctCAGTTTAAACAACCTGCGCTTCCTCTGCAGTCAGCTGATAACGAGATGGGATGTGCCCATGTAGAGATCCTGCTGATAACCTTGCAATGTCCACCAGTACTGATACCAatactttccttcttttttctctcagtAATTTATAGTAATAGTAAAACTATTTAATTGGGTTATTAAATATGTATGAATCTATTAAAGTACAATTCTCAAACTATATAAAGGAAAAAACGTTGAGTATGTAAATGTCAACCTTTTAAAGCTTCATGCCAGCAATTAAGCTTTGTATAATCATGCATgcatttagaaaaagtaggatcACAAAAGCATTAACGTCCATGTTACACCAGTGTCAGTGGTATATGTTTTTGAACGAATAAATAGGCAGTTACACATCGTTCATCGCTATTACCTAACCTTTGTCTCGCTGTCCCCTGTGTTCCCAGGCCGAGCATGAAGCTGGTGAAGTTCAAGAAGGGAGAGAGCGTTGGCCTGCGGCTGGCGGGGGGGAACGACGTGGGCATCTTTGTGGCCGGGGTGCTGGAGGACAGCCCCGCAGCCaaggagggtctggaggagggggatcaGATACTCAGGGTGAGGCACGAGAGTCACAGCTGCACGAGAGTCACAGCTGCACGAGAGTCACAGCTGCACGAGAGTCACAGCTGCACGAGAGTCACAGCTGCACGAGAGTCACAGCTGCACGAGAGTCACAGCGAAACGCGAGTCACAGCGAAACGCGAGTCACAGAGATACGCGAGTCACAAAGATACGCGAGTCACaggcacacagagatacacgTCAGCCTTCAGAGTCATCCCCGTCCAAACAACATTACAACTACGGTTAATTTCATTCCTGCTTGCAACCGAGTTTCACCCGGGGAGCACGTCAGGAGAAATTCAATCAGGTTTTCCAATTGAATTCAAGCAAGAGGAGGACCAAGTGTGATGTTGCCTACGCCAGCGAAATGTGCACAAACATTGCAAAACAGCAGCCTAAGCAAAGTGGGCATCAAGGATCAACAAGACGCTACAGAGGGATGATTGTGTGGCGTGTTGTTTTGCTTTACCATGAGTGGTTAACAGTGTATTTACCACCAGCAGTGCTTTTCTGGGAGGTGTTCCCGAGCTCTGCTCCCAGCTTCACTAGCACTCAGCTCTGCTCCCAGCTTCACTAGCACTCAGCTCTGCTCCCAGCTTCACTAGCACTCAGCTCTGCTCCCAGCTTCACTAGCACTCAGCTCTCCCCAGATTCCTGCCTTTCTGTGCTGGTCTCCTAGCAGTGCACAGAAACAGCCTCGGCTTGAACGTTGATAAGTTACCGTAAATGCTTTTCAGACAAAACAGCCTGTGTGCTTCCTGTCCTTTCTCCGTTTGTCCCGGCGGCAATACAtcgtctcctgtcctcctcccctgagtGACGTGTTACTGCCTGAATCCTCGAACTGCCGAACAACTCTGTGTTTTATAGTCACCATGGTGATGCTGAAGTCGGAGGGGGGTTATGTAAACGTAAAGACGTGTTGGCAGTGTcttgtaatattttttttaacttcTGGATACAATTTACTTTAATTCTTTACATGATAGCCATGAAACGTGTGAGAAGCTTTACCTGTATGACGTATTTTTCCAGCATGCATGTCATCTGTACTCTCCACTTAAGGGAAACAATGTCCCGGAACTTTCTCTTGATAAAGAATGTCACTCTAAACCTGCTCATCTCCTTCCTGGTCGTAGGTAAACAACGTGGACTTTGCCAACATCATCCGAGAAGAGGCGGTGCTGTTCCTGCTCGACCTTCCTAAAGGTGAAGAGGTCACCATCCTGGCCCAGAAGAAGAAGGATGGTGAGTTGGAACCAGACAGGCTGCTAGCAGGACGGGGGCCCCTGTCTGTGCGATCCTCTGTAACTGTAATCTAActgtaataaaataataaataataaaataatctaactgtaataaaataataaattatAAAATAATCTAActgtaataaaataataaataataaaataaaatacaaaaataatcataaaatataataataaaaaataaaatgtttaagTGTAATCTGTAACTGACCCTGGTTGCATTTCTTGTCCAGTGTACCGGCGGATCGTGGAGTCTGACGTGGGCGACTCCTTCTACATCCGCACCCACTTTGAGTACGAGAAGGAGTCACCTTATGGGCTGAGCTTCAACAAGGGCGAGGTGTTCCGTGTGGTGGACACGCTCTACAACGGCAAGCTGGGCTCCTGGCTCGCCATCCGCATCGGCAAGAACCACCAGGAGGTGGAGCGGGGAATCATCCCCAACAAGAACAGgtaacacactcacgcacacacacacacacgtgcagctATGGCAGTTCATCCAGTGTATGTCTACCATAAGaatcaggagtcagatggctgagcggtgagggaagttcgattcccggtcatgccaactgacgttgtgtccttgggcaaggcacttcaccctacttgcctcgggggaatgtccctgtacttactgtaagtcgctctggataagagcgtctgctaaatgactaaatgtaaatgaatccaCTGTTGAATAACGTCAGAACAAAATCTCCTCTTGTCCAAAGTCACACTGTCCCTCTCGAATGTATTTAACCAAATTTGTTATGATAATCATTGCTATGTAAGTGCCTCAGTGTTGGCAGTGTTTACTTTCGCTGTGCCAAGTTTACAGCACAGACACATTAAGGTGTGTGCtgagagcctctctctctccctctctctccctccctctctctccccccctccctccctacagagCGGAGCAGCTGTCCAGTGTGCAGTACACCCTCCCCAAAACCGCGGGGGGCGACAGGGCTGACTTCTGGAGGTTCCGCGGGCTGCGCAGCTCCAAGAGGAACCTGAGGAAGAGCCGGGAGGACCTGTCAGCCCAGCCCGTCCAGACCAAGTTCCCCGCCTACGAGAGGGTGGttctgagagagggtgaggcccGGCCACGTGCCCCCGCTGCTGGCACTTCCTTGAGAAGCATGTTTAGGTTTTTAAGGGAAGGTTAAGTGACGTCTTGCTTGTTTTTGGTCCAGCTGGTTTCCTGAGGCCTGTGGTTATATTTGGGCCGATCGCTGACGTCGCCAGGGAGAAGCTGGCCAGAGAAGAGCCTGATCTGTTTGAGCTTGCAAGTGAGTGGCCCTGCAGCCTtccaaacagctgtgtatgagAGTATGCATGTGTTATTTTGGTAACATCTCTGTCCATGTTTCCAGAGAGTGAACCCAGAGACGCCGGCACAGACCAGAGGAGCTCTGGAATCATCCGTCTTCACACCATCAAGCAGATCATCGACAGAGTGAGTCGGCCTcgatacttacacacacacacacacacacatagtcttgCACATTTTgaacctcctcctttcccccagAGATGGAGCTTGTGCCTCGATATTAAACAGTCATTttcgtttctttttttttctcctccctacgtccctcttccttcccttgGTTGGCGGCAGGACAAGCATGCGGTGCTGGACATCACACCCAACGCGGTGGACAGGCTGAACTACGCCCAGTGGTACCCCATCGTGGTGTTCCTCAACCCCGACAACAAGCAGGGGGTGAAGAACATGAGGACCCGACTGTGCCCAGAGTCCAGGAAGAGCGCCAGGAAGCTGTATGAGCGCGCCCTCAAACTTAGGAAGAACAACCACCACCTGTTCACcagtgagtgagagggggagggggggagggatggagaggcagagacgagggcaggatgaggggcaggaagagggatggatggtgtgACCTGTGACTTGGGCCCTCTGTGATATatgtggacaggaagtgatccctctctccctcctcccctctcagccaCCATCAACATGAACAACATGAACGACGGCTGGTACGGAGCCCTGAAGGAGAcgacccagcagcagcagaaccagctgGTCTGGGTGTCCGAGGGCAAGGTGACACATCCTCCTGTTTTCTAGTTTGGGGAGGTATTCTGAAAGGAGGTCCATGTCTCGGTGTCCGACTCTGTTCTGTCCTTCCCGGCCAGGCGGACGGGGCGCCCGAGGACGACCTGGACATCCACGACGACCGCCTGTCCTACCTGTCGGCCCCGGGCAGCGAGTACTCCATGTACAGCACGGACAGCCGCCACACCTCCGACTACGAGGACACGGACACCGAGGGCGGGGCCTACACCGACCAGGAGCTGGACGAGACGCTGAACGACGAGGTGGGCCTGCCCACAGAGCCCGCCATCACCCGCTCCTCCGAGCCTGTGCGTGAGGACCCGCCCGTCATCCAGGACGCCCCCGGTTACCCCGGCTATCAGCACCCCGTGCAGCCGGACCCCGCCAACCGCATTGATCCTGCTGGGTTCAAAATGGCCGCCCCTCAGCAGGTAACGTGTAGAGCCAGTAGTTCACAGGCTGGACGGATCTCACAGTTCCGTTTTCTGCTGAGACCGTTTGAGTTTGTCATATCGAGTTTTTAATGAaaaacaaaatgtgtttttcctccAGTAATCGATCAATTCTTGTTGTATTACATGTTACGTTCTTAGCAAAcctttcctcatctctccagggcttgtgggggggagggggggggtgattgtGCTTAAGGAGAAGGAGGCTGTGAGGAGAGAGCCTGCAgtacatgtgggtgtgtgtgctcttggCAGCCTGTCTTATAAATGTCTGTTAACGATACTTCACAGCAAGACGAGCCTGAGGCAGCTGTGGTCATGCCCTCGCCCCCTGGGGCCTTggcagcgccccctgctgttcAGCAGCCTGTACTGCTAGAGGGTATGAGCCCAGAGGAGGCTCCCACTGGAGCGCCAGCTCCTCAGGCCCCGCCCCTTAGCAGCCCCGCCCCCGAGCTAGCcccgcccccaccaccacatgAACCCTTCCCGTCTGGGCCGCCCGGGCCAGAACCAAAGGTACCCGATGCTGCCTCCCCAGCCACACCCGGAGCAGGGGCCCAGGCCctcgccctgccctgctccgcCCCCGCCCAGCCTGCTCTTGTGTAACTGCCTGTCTTCTCGCACACGCTTCCCACCGGCTCTCTGcatgccccgccccgccccgcccacGCTGTAAGCCCACTGTGTGcctctggaccccccccccccccccccccccccccaacctgggACGGGTCCACACGCACCACAGTGGGCCGGGAGGGCGGGGCCACCAGGGGGACTGGTgcctctggtgtgtgtctgtggccggGACGAGGACCACCAGAGCCAGCCCTAACTGTCTCCTCTTACCTCCTTCTGCATGGCTCCTAATGGGATTTAGGTTTACTTTCAGCTTGACTTCTGTGTAGTCTGACCTGTAGTAGCACCTGCAGTGGTGCCGTAGTGGTGGatgtcctgtctgtgtccaCTGTGCCGGTCGTGGTAGTCGCATTAGACTCAAACAGAATGTATTGGTTGCATGACAGAAGCTAACCTGCAGACAGTAAtactcgctctcactctcttgtCTATCAATTCTCCCTATGGAAAAATGGAAGCGTGCATTCTAAGCGCCACAGTCTGTGTACCATTTTAGTTGTGTCATGTAGACTCTCACAACAAGCTTCTTCCATAGGAAGTGCTGTTCCTATTAGATGTGCTGTCTacaggctacacatcacacgtTTGAAACGAAGCCTTTCAGAGATGTCAAATTCATAAAAATGTGTCCTGATAATCAGAACCCTGTTCAGCCTGGATTTAGTGGACATTTACATGGATGTGTTTATTCATGGCTGAGAGGCATCTTGTCAAACATGCATTCAGAACAGGTTATGAGTAACCCAACAGATCTGCTTGTTAATATGCACTGTGACTTGTGGGTTTAATTCTTCATGAGTGTTTTCATTAGAAGTGTATTAATATATAGTACTATTAACCTATTTATATGT
Coding sequences within:
- the tjp1b gene encoding tight junction protein ZO-1 isoform X2, whose product is MPRNKKKYMITYAFLWVGFLVAVDNTMVNYQKYITVMQLALGVTASNKEHCLPPRKRMWIHPSPTTGSLTASSSVSTLHGKPSLRRIKGRIHRSKSLDSIDLLDSNSAAMEETVIWEQHTVTLHRAPGFGFGIAISGGRDNPHFQSGETSIVISDVLKGGPAEGLLQENDRVVMVNAVSMDNVEHAYAVQQLRKSGKNAKITIRRKRKVHVPMSRLGERETMSEHDEEEDSYDEEIYETRSARSGPSAYGGATGRRSGRSTGRRDRDRERERSGSRDRSPSPRSDHRSINLPPRPAKVTLVKSRKNEAEYGLRLASHIFVKDISPESLAARDGNIQEGDVVLKINGTVTENLSLIDAKKLIERSKGKLKMVVQRDERATLLNIPDMDDSIPSANASDRDDISDIHSLASDHSTRSHERHRSSRSRSPDRQEPSEHSRHSPPQISNGSCWRLPHRSREDERISKPIPMSAKMAEELPIPKPQELSGGREEKLLPPLPEPKPVYAQPGQPDVDLPVSPSDAPVPSAAHDDSILRPSMKLVKFKKGESVGLRLAGGNDVGIFVAGVLEDSPAAKEGLEEGDQILRVNNVDFANIIREEAVLFLLDLPKGEEVTILAQKKKDVYRRIVESDVGDSFYIRTHFEYEKESPYGLSFNKGEVFRVVDTLYNGKLGSWLAIRIGKNHQEVERGIIPNKNRAEQLSSVQYTLPKTAGGDRADFWRFRGLRSSKRNLRKSREDLSAQPVQTKFPAYERVVLREAGFLRPVVIFGPIADVAREKLAREEPDLFELAKSEPRDAGTDQRSSGIIRLHTIKQIIDRDKHAVLDITPNAVDRLNYAQWYPIVVFLNPDNKQGVKNMRTRLCPESRKSARKLYERALKLRKNNHHLFTTTINMNNMNDGWYGALKETTQQQQNQLVWVSEGKADGAPEDDLDIHDDRLSYLSAPGSEYSMYSTDSRHTSDYEDTDTEGGAYTDQELDETLNDEVGLPTEPAITRSSEPVREDPPVIQDAPGYPGYQHPVQPDPANRIDPAGFKMAAPQQQDEPEAAVVMPSPPGALAAPPAVQQPVLLEGMSPEEAPTGAPAPQAPPLSSPAPELAPPPPPHEPFPSGPPGPEPKMYKKDLYSMEESVRVNQGLKPSLSYSHQPSYPDKQPYRDYDHPPYGYNGGGGFAEPKPLNFDSHLHHYDDQWPPYDQHTSPQPPGYQPGPQQPPLGYSPRPPYEDGPGRDYSPPQPRYDDAHPVGYDGRQRHGKAGPVRYDEPPPPAAEYDARSPYEPESHSFPINSPRSPEPPKQYYSDSASRPSYNPGPPNRGYKPGMHDPVMNSEPPLPPPKPEALSSPGEPGVSAGPKPFPPPPRAEPEDDPAMKPQSVLNRVKMFENKRSVSVDRAKDAGDATILRPADAPKPVMAPGPVLKANSLSNLEQEKSSTYRGPEPQKPQSKPLDDAGRSNHYDQDEDEEYYRKQLSYFDRRSFDSKAMSQPGPGVNRFHELAKPAQLTYPYNRAESVEKVSPVEKRYEPLPQISPSSQYVPPAIPPNTLPKLSANEVNSLPDALCSPNPKLEGALWPPTREDPPQGNYLSQKSPVNGTDAPPKTLGAPTPTSYNRYIPRPYTSSARPFERKFESPKFNHNLLPNDTQAKTELVSKPSLVNNNSSSSSKPQLSPQPQDHDSGLDTFTRTVDNRPKYQHNNVNAIPKAIPVSPSALEDDEEDEGHTVVATARGIFNCNGGVLSSMETGVSIIIPQGAIPESVEQEIYFKVCRDNSILPPLDKEKGETLLSPLVMCGPHGLKFLKPVELRLPHCASMTPDGWSFALKSSDSSSGDPKTWQNKSLPGDPNYLVGANCVSVLIDHF